TGCCGCAGCAACGCGCTCTGCGGGAAACGCCGGACCTGCCTCTCCGGCGAGGGCATCACGGAGTTGAGGTCGGCTGCCAGGATGCGGACGGGGTTGAGGTAGACGGCCGGCGGTTGCGTACGTGTCATGCCCCACAGGGTGTTCCAGGTGGGCTGGGCCAAGATGGTCGCCAGGAACTCCTCGCGACGGCTGATGACGGCGGTGACGCCCATGGTCCAGGTGGCCAAGAGCGCCGGGTAGTGCCTCAGTGCCTCCAGCGCTTCGTTGAAGGCGCCGGAGAAGCTGCTGCGCATGCGGGTGAGTCGTTCGACGGCGCGTAGCCACAGGGCGTCATGGGTTCCGTCGTCGTGGAAGACCCCGTGGGCCAGAAGGTGCAGCAGGACGTCGCAGTCGGCCCGGTAGCCGCGCACGCTCTCGTCGAAGACGGGGCCGCCCAGAGGACGCGCCGCTGCTGCGGTTCTGTCGAGGATGTCAGTGACGGTCTGGTGGACGAGGTCGGAGGCCTCGATCCTGCGCACCGGGTCGGGCAGGGCACGCTTGAGGCGGGTGACGGCAATGTCGCGGGTGACGTGCGGGGTCGCCATCCGGTCCAGGGCCTCGAAGCGCCGCTCGAGGTCGGTGAAGAGTTCGTCCGCCGTCATGCCCTCGATGACGGCGGCGCTGTGCTGGGCGGTCAGGCGCTTCGCGGCTTCTCCGAGCGTGCTGAAGGACGACCAGAACATCGGATACCGGCGGGGACGCACGCCTTCCAGGGCCCGGACGAGCGCCGTGTCCCAGTCCGCGGACCAGCCGCAGATGATCAGCCCGTATTCGTCCAGGACCCGCTTGAGCAACTCTTGTTGTTCCGGCTCGTAGGTCTCCAGCTCGTCCACCGTGTTGAGCTGGTCCAGAGCGGCGTAGTCGCCATGGAGCTTGATCACCGTCACCGGGGCGTGGGGGAGCGGCATCATCCCCGCGATCTGGCCCGGCCGGCTGATGACCTGGGGCGAGATACCC
This sequence is a window from Streptomyces sp. NBC_00271. Protein-coding genes within it:
- a CDS encoding SIR2 family protein, producing METDGTAPEPPAQAPLLVPPGRILDAKTALALNVHASPGVYALLLGSGISLPSGVKTGWGIVEDLVGRVAAMQDPNDADAAEKAVADPVGWWAQHYDDVLGYSGLLGAVAPTAAARQAQLARYFQPQEDDEPGAKGPTPAHHAIAQLVKRGGVRVILTTNFDRLTERALEEAGISPQVISRPGQIAGMMPLPHAPVTVIKLHGDYAALDQLNTVDELETYEPEQQELLKRVLDEYGLIICGWSADWDTALVRALEGVRPRRYPMFWSSFSTLGEAAKRLTAQHSAAVIEGMTADELFTDLERRFEALDRMATPHVTRDIAVTRLKRALPDPVRRIEASDLVHQTVTDILDRTAAAARPLGGPVFDESVRGYRADCDVLLHLLAHGVFHDDGTHDALWLRAVERLTRMRSSFSGAFNEALEALRHYPALLATWTMGVTAVISRREEFLATILAQPTWNTLWGMTRTQPPAVYLNPVRILAADLNSVMPSPERQVRRFPQSALLRQEAREPLQVIEPDDTAYQTACTRFEFLASLIAMDDDTHTRLPWISQFIDDAHWEYDTSIANTIKAELTPNWPLLRAGAFGGNVERAQAAYERLVEWRAQNPRLRW